One genomic window of Cupriavidus oxalaticus includes the following:
- a CDS encoding Na+/H+ antiporter subunit G, producing MLHPVAEFVVCALLVTGSVFMLVGAIGLFRLPDFFMRLHGPTKSTTLGVGGVVLASVAYFSFRGNASLHELLVTAFLFLTAPISAHMLSKAALQRQLPVDPRTRGSGWMPRIRD from the coding sequence ATGCTGCATCCCGTTGCGGAGTTCGTTGTCTGCGCGCTGCTTGTGACCGGCAGCGTATTCATGCTGGTGGGGGCGATCGGGCTGTTCCGCCTGCCGGATTTCTTCATGCGGCTGCACGGGCCCACCAAGTCGACCACGCTGGGCGTGGGCGGGGTGGTGCTGGCGTCGGTGGCGTATTTCAGCTTCCGCGGCAATGCCAGCCTGCATGAGCTGCTGGTGACCGCATTTCTGTTCCTGACCGCGCCGATCAGTGCGCACATGCTGTCCAAGGCCGCGCTGCAGCGCCAGCTGCCGGTGGACCCGCGCACGCGCGGCAGCGGCTGGATGCCGCGCATCCGCGACTGA
- a CDS encoding DUF72 domain-containing protein, with protein sequence MIRIGISGWRYDGWRGVFYPKGLAQRRELEFASRAVDSIEINGSHYALQTLRSYRAWYDATPDDFVFSVKGSRYLTHMLRVRDDKARPAMANFLASGVLALEEKLGPMLWQFPPSFAFDPERMERFLALLPHDTQSARELAREHDSRVKQPWCETRRRRRIRHAVEIRHDSFCTPEFPALLRRHRVALVISDAVADWPYAEDITSNFLYLRLHGSQTLYGGSYSDKALHRWAARLEKWASGHEPADAQRISPRRPRKAAHRDVYCYFDNDKKVKAPFDAQRLMRLLQNA encoded by the coding sequence ATGATCCGGATCGGCATCTCGGGCTGGCGCTACGACGGGTGGCGCGGCGTGTTCTATCCCAAGGGGCTGGCGCAACGGCGCGAGCTGGAGTTCGCCTCGCGCGCGGTCGATTCCATCGAGATCAACGGCTCGCACTACGCGCTGCAGACGTTGCGCAGCTATCGCGCGTGGTACGACGCCACGCCCGACGATTTTGTCTTCAGCGTCAAGGGATCGCGCTACCTGACGCACATGCTGCGCGTCCGCGACGACAAGGCGCGCCCGGCCATGGCCAACTTTCTGGCGTCCGGCGTGCTGGCGCTGGAGGAAAAGCTGGGCCCGATGCTGTGGCAGTTTCCGCCCAGCTTTGCCTTCGATCCCGAGCGGATGGAGCGCTTCCTTGCCCTGCTGCCGCATGACACCCAAAGCGCGCGCGAACTGGCGCGCGAGCATGACAGCCGGGTCAAACAACCCTGGTGCGAGACGCGGCGCCGTCGCCGGATCCGGCACGCGGTGGAGATCCGGCACGACAGCTTCTGCACGCCCGAATTCCCGGCGCTGCTGCGACGCCACCGCGTGGCGCTGGTGATCTCCGACGCCGTCGCCGACTGGCCCTACGCCGAAGACATCACCAGCAATTTCCTCTACCTGCGGCTGCACGGCAGCCAGACGCTGTACGGTGGCAGCTACTCCGACAAGGCGCTGCACCGCTGGGCCGCGCGGCTGGAAAAATGGGCCAGCGGCCATGAACCGGCCGATGCGCAGCGGATCTCGCCCAGGCGCCCGCGCAAGGCGGCGCACCGCGACGTCTATTGCTATTTCGACAATGACAAGAAGGTCAAGGCGCCGTTCGACGCGCAGCGCCTGATGCGCCTGCTGCAGAACGCCTGA
- a CDS encoding adenylate/guanylate cyclase domain-containing protein, whose protein sequence is MRCTHCGFANLAGANFCEECGARLARICPQCGAEATPAAKFCRACGVSLGDTAAPRPAPQPAPQPPQPPRPPATAPVHYTPPHLAERILAEQAAMEARGEAAGERKTITALFADMAGSTALTQDMDPEDSRRLIDPVVTLMMEAVHHYEGYVAKFLGDGILALFGAPIAHEDHALRALYAALRMQGAMHRHSDRVRLEQGIPLQIRIGIHTGEVVVRSIRKDDLHTDYDPVGHTIHIASRMEGIATPASILVSESTHKLAEGYFEFTALGTTHVKGVREPLAVYEVVGLGALRTRLQVAAHRGLARFVGRQQELEHLNEALEHAKAGSGRIVAVVGEAGVGKSRLFHEFKTRSQQGCLALETFSVSHGKAFAYLPLIELLKNYFQITAQDGDRACREKVTGRLLTLDRSLEDNLPYLLYLLGTTEPGSPLPTMDPSIRRQRTFDAIARLLVRESVNQPLMLIFEDLQWLDGETEAFLNMMVDHVPAARMVLLVNYRPEYTHRWDAGPHYSQLRLQPLGPAEAQGLLTALLGDDQSLVPLKRLILDKTEGNPFFMEEVVQTLSEEGALLGQPGCYRIEQAPALLHIPTTVQGVLAARIDRLPLAQKELLQTLAVIGKEFPQSLVLRVAGLEDDRLHPLLADLQAADFIHERPAFPEVEYVFKHALTQEVAGNSLLTERRSALHEATARAIEDLFQGRLKDYCSELAHHYSLSGNVPKAVEYLHCAGQQALQRSAQAEAIRHLSAAIELLKRQPDTAERARQELTLLLTLGPALMAARGQASQEVEANYRRALALCEQGRQTPYVFSAQLGLWAFYQLRAQYQVALPLGKRLLGLALQSQRPKQLAEGHRVLGATLFRLGKLDAARSHMETVIGLPHPDSQAYDFLMGYGRDPAVHATSTLGWILWYLGCPDHARALCQEALVMARARPDAYNLALCLVFAAEVHQCRREAKLAREYAEAAIAISGEQGFPIYLAWGTVVQGWAMAELGEAEAGIARIRHGLASYEGTGAVLGTPNLLSLLADACCKAGQPEAAQEAIARGLALAEKTGERLDEATLWRLRGDMLCRMQPPGLEEAEACFHRALGIAGEQGARLLALRAARSLARLWRAQGKAEMARETLARYLAPLTEGADTADQQEAAALLAQLEGEVSGTASDTTTPVRQ, encoded by the coding sequence TTGCCCACAGTGTGGCGCTGAAGCCACGCCAGCGGCCAAGTTCTGCCGCGCCTGCGGTGTTTCCCTCGGCGATACAGCCGCGCCGCGACCTGCGCCCCAACCCGCGCCCCAGCCGCCCCAGCCGCCCCGGCCGCCGGCGACCGCCCCCGTGCACTACACCCCGCCCCACCTCGCCGAGCGCATCCTGGCCGAACAGGCCGCGATGGAAGCCCGCGGCGAGGCCGCCGGCGAGCGCAAGACCATCACCGCCCTGTTCGCTGACATGGCCGGCTCGACCGCGCTGACGCAGGACATGGACCCGGAAGACTCGCGCCGCCTGATCGACCCGGTCGTGACGCTGATGATGGAGGCGGTCCACCACTACGAAGGCTATGTCGCCAAGTTCCTCGGCGACGGCATCCTGGCGCTGTTCGGCGCGCCGATCGCGCACGAGGACCATGCCCTGCGCGCGTTGTACGCCGCGCTGCGGATGCAGGGCGCGATGCATCGCCACAGCGACCGGGTCCGGCTGGAGCAAGGCATCCCGCTCCAGATCCGCATCGGCATCCATACCGGCGAGGTGGTGGTGCGATCGATCCGCAAGGACGACCTGCATACCGATTACGATCCGGTCGGCCACACTATCCACATTGCCTCGCGCATGGAAGGGATTGCCACCCCGGCATCGATCCTGGTCAGCGAATCCACACACAAGCTCGCCGAGGGCTATTTCGAGTTCACGGCGCTGGGCACCACCCATGTCAAGGGCGTGCGCGAGCCGCTGGCGGTGTACGAGGTGGTGGGCCTGGGCGCGTTGCGCACGCGGCTGCAGGTGGCGGCGCACCGCGGGCTGGCGCGCTTCGTCGGGCGCCAGCAGGAACTGGAGCATCTGAATGAGGCGCTGGAGCACGCCAAGGCGGGCAGCGGGCGCATTGTCGCCGTGGTCGGCGAAGCGGGCGTCGGCAAGTCGCGGTTGTTCCATGAGTTCAAGACCCGCTCGCAACAGGGCTGCCTGGCGCTGGAGACGTTCTCGGTCTCGCACGGCAAGGCCTTTGCCTACCTGCCGCTGATCGAACTGCTGAAGAACTACTTCCAGATCACCGCGCAGGACGGCGACCGCGCCTGCCGCGAGAAGGTGACGGGCCGGCTGCTGACGCTCGACCGTTCGCTGGAAGATAACCTGCCCTACCTGCTCTACCTGCTCGGCACCACCGAACCGGGTTCGCCGCTGCCGACCATGGATCCGTCGATCCGGCGCCAGCGCACCTTTGACGCGATCGCCCGGCTGCTGGTGCGCGAGAGCGTCAACCAGCCGCTGATGCTGATCTTCGAAGACCTGCAATGGCTCGATGGCGAGACCGAAGCCTTCCTCAACATGATGGTCGACCATGTGCCCGCCGCGCGCATGGTGCTGCTGGTCAACTACCGGCCCGAATACACCCATCGCTGGGACGCGGGGCCGCATTACTCGCAGCTGCGGCTGCAGCCGCTGGGCCCGGCCGAGGCGCAGGGCCTGCTGACCGCTTTGCTGGGCGACGACCAGAGCCTGGTGCCGCTGAAGCGGCTGATCCTCGACAAGACCGAAGGCAACCCGTTCTTCATGGAGGAAGTGGTCCAGACCCTGTCCGAGGAAGGCGCGCTGCTGGGCCAGCCCGGCTGCTACCGCATCGAGCAGGCGCCGGCGCTGCTCCATATCCCGACCACGGTCCAGGGCGTGCTGGCCGCGCGTATCGACCGGCTGCCGCTGGCGCAGAAAGAACTGCTGCAGACGCTGGCGGTGATCGGCAAGGAATTCCCGCAAAGCCTGGTGCTGCGCGTGGCGGGGCTCGAGGACGACAGGCTGCATCCGCTGCTGGCCGACCTGCAGGCCGCGGACTTCATCCATGAACGCCCGGCATTCCCGGAGGTCGAGTACGTCTTCAAGCACGCGCTGACCCAGGAAGTCGCGGGCAACTCGCTGCTGACGGAACGCCGCAGCGCCTTGCATGAAGCCACGGCGCGCGCGATCGAAGACTTGTTCCAGGGCCGGCTCAAGGACTATTGCAGCGAGCTGGCGCACCACTACAGCCTCAGCGGCAATGTGCCCAAGGCGGTCGAATACCTGCACTGCGCCGGCCAGCAGGCGCTGCAGCGCTCGGCGCAGGCCGAGGCGATCCGGCACCTGAGCGCCGCCATCGAGCTGCTCAAGCGCCAGCCCGATACCGCCGAGCGCGCGCGCCAGGAACTGACGCTGCTGCTGACGCTGGGGCCGGCGCTGATGGCCGCGCGCGGGCAGGCGTCGCAGGAAGTCGAGGCCAACTACCGGCGCGCGCTGGCGCTGTGCGAACAGGGCCGTCAGACCCCTTACGTCTTTTCCGCGCAGCTCGGCCTGTGGGCCTTCTACCAGCTGCGCGCGCAATACCAGGTGGCGCTGCCGCTGGGCAAGCGGCTGCTCGGCCTGGCGCTGCAGTCGCAGCGGCCCAAGCAACTGGCCGAAGGCCATCGCGTGCTGGGCGCCACGCTGTTCCGGCTGGGCAAGCTCGACGCCGCGCGCTCGCATATGGAGACGGTGATCGGCCTGCCCCACCCCGATTCGCAGGCTTACGACTTCCTGATGGGCTACGGGCGCGATCCGGCCGTGCACGCGACCAGCACGCTGGGCTGGATCCTGTGGTACCTCGGCTGTCCCGACCATGCCCGCGCGCTGTGCCAGGAAGCACTGGTGATGGCGCGCGCGCGGCCCGATGCCTACAACCTGGCGCTGTGCCTGGTCTTCGCCGCGGAAGTGCACCAGTGCCGGCGCGAAGCGAAGCTGGCACGCGAGTATGCGGAGGCAGCAATCGCGATTTCGGGCGAACAGGGTTTCCCGATCTACCTCGCGTGGGGAACCGTCGTGCAAGGCTGGGCGATGGCCGAACTTGGCGAGGCCGAGGCGGGGATCGCCCGGATCCGCCATGGCCTGGCTTCCTACGAGGGCACCGGCGCCGTGCTCGGCACGCCCAACCTGCTGTCGCTGCTGGCCGATGCCTGTTGCAAGGCCGGACAGCCGGAAGCCGCGCAGGAAGCGATAGCGCGCGGGCTGGCGCTGGCGGAAAAGACCGGCGAGCGGCTGGACGAAGCCACGCTGTGGCGGCTGCGCGGCGACATGCTGTGCCGGATGCAGCCGCCCGGACTCGAGGAAGCGGAAGCCTGCTTCCACCGGGCGCTCGGCATCGCCGGCGAGCAAGGCGCCCGGCTGCTGGCGCTGCGCGCCGCGCGCAGCCTGGCCAGGCTGTGGCGCGCGCAAGGCAAGGCCGAAATGGCGCGCGAGACGCTGGCCCGGTACCTGGCCCCGCTGACCGAAGGCGCCGACACCGCCGACCAGCAGGAGGCCGCAGCGTTGCTGGCGCAGCTGGAAGGCGAAGTATCCGGCACTGCCAGCGACACCACAACCCCTGTGCGCCAATGA
- a CDS encoding patatin-like phospholipase family protein, with protein sequence MQPDQPDHKPVSLALQGGGMHGAFTWGVLDRLLEDGRLVIEGVSATSAGAMNGAVLAYGLLQGGSAGAREALHSFWLAISNSAQRYSPFRWMPWFKTGHTLGLNHSPLYAMADIALRLLSPYQFNPNNLNPLREVLGTQVDFAALREHCPIQLYLCATNIETGRIRIFPPEELSIDAVLASACVPTLFQAVCIDGQYYWDGGYVGNPAIFPLIYHCQTRDVVIVHINPIVRRGVPTSAADILNRVNELSFNSSLMREMRAIAFVTSLIQQGKVDGREMKEMWIHSIRSDETMAALGVSTKYNADWGFLCALRDQGRAQATAWLAQHYDSVGRRSSIDISGEFL encoded by the coding sequence ATGCAGCCGGACCAGCCAGACCACAAACCCGTGTCGCTTGCCCTGCAGGGCGGCGGCATGCACGGCGCCTTCACCTGGGGCGTGCTCGACCGCCTGCTGGAGGACGGCAGGCTGGTGATCGAAGGCGTCAGCGCCACCAGCGCCGGCGCCATGAACGGCGCGGTGCTGGCCTATGGGCTGCTGCAAGGCGGCAGCGCCGGCGCGCGCGAGGCCTTGCACTCGTTCTGGCTGGCGATCTCGAACTCGGCCCAGCGCTACAGCCCGTTCCGCTGGATGCCCTGGTTCAAGACCGGCCATACGCTGGGGCTGAACCATTCGCCCCTGTACGCCATGGCCGACATTGCGCTGCGCCTGCTATCGCCGTACCAGTTCAATCCCAACAACCTGAACCCGCTGCGCGAAGTGCTCGGCACACAGGTGGACTTCGCCGCGCTGCGCGAGCATTGCCCGATCCAGCTCTACCTGTGCGCGACCAATATCGAGACCGGCCGCATACGCATCTTCCCGCCGGAGGAACTGAGCATCGATGCCGTGCTGGCGTCGGCCTGCGTTCCCACGCTGTTCCAGGCGGTGTGCATCGATGGCCAGTACTACTGGGACGGCGGCTATGTCGGCAACCCGGCGATCTTTCCGCTGATCTACCACTGCCAGACCCGCGACGTGGTCATCGTCCATATCAACCCCATCGTGCGCCGCGGCGTGCCGACCTCGGCGGCGGATATCCTCAACCGCGTCAATGAACTCAGCTTCAACTCATCGCTGATGCGCGAGATGCGCGCCATTGCCTTTGTCACGTCGCTGATCCAGCAGGGCAAGGTGGACGGGCGCGAGATGAAGGAGATGTGGATCCACTCGATCCGCTCCGACGAAACCATGGCGGCGCTCGGCGTGTCGACCAAGTACAACGCCGACTGGGGCTTCCTGTGCGCACTGCGCGACCAGGGCAGGGCGCAGGCCACGGCCTGGCTGGCGCAGCACTACGACAGCGTCGGCCGGCGCTCCAGCATCGACATCAGCGGCGAATTCCTGTGA
- a CDS encoding class I SAM-dependent methyltransferase — protein MALPNADHPDFDHIFAGAIPDVYASMMVPMIFAPYAADLAERIAALQPRRVLELAAGTGVLTRELARRLAPDAIIVATDLNAPMLARAQAEGTERPVTWREADAMALPFGDASFDLVACQFGVMFFPDKAKAFAEARRVLVPGGTLAFNVWDRIEFNAFARDVTAALARLFPESPPDFMVRTPHGYHSQVAIEQDLRQGGFTAPPLFETVTATSRADDARIPAVAYCQGTPLRADLERRGPDALARATEACARALVAAYGDGPVSGPMQAHVVMAGAGA, from the coding sequence ATGGCTTTGCCGAATGCCGACCACCCGGATTTCGACCACATTTTTGCGGGTGCGATCCCCGACGTATACGCGTCGATGATGGTGCCGATGATCTTTGCGCCCTATGCCGCCGACCTGGCCGAACGCATCGCCGCGCTGCAACCGCGCCGGGTGCTGGAACTGGCTGCCGGCACCGGCGTGCTCACGCGCGAACTGGCGCGCCGGCTCGCGCCCGACGCCATCATCGTCGCCACCGACCTCAATGCGCCGATGCTGGCGCGGGCCCAGGCCGAGGGCACGGAGCGCCCCGTGACCTGGCGGGAGGCCGATGCGATGGCGCTGCCGTTCGGCGATGCCAGCTTCGACCTGGTGGCTTGCCAGTTCGGCGTGATGTTCTTCCCGGACAAGGCCAAGGCCTTCGCCGAGGCGCGCCGCGTGCTGGTGCCGGGCGGGACGCTGGCGTTCAACGTTTGGGACCGGATCGAATTCAACGCCTTTGCCCGCGATGTCACGGCGGCGCTGGCGCGCCTGTTCCCCGAATCGCCGCCGGATTTCATGGTGCGCACGCCACACGGCTATCACAGCCAGGTGGCGATCGAGCAGGACTTGCGCCAGGGCGGCTTTACCGCGCCGCCGCTGTTCGAGACCGTCACCGCCACCAGCCGCGCCGATGACGCCCGCATCCCCGCGGTGGCGTACTGCCAGGGCACGCCGCTGCGCGCGGACCTGGAGCGGCGCGGTCCCGACGCGCTGGCGCGGGCGACCGAGGCGTGCGCACGGGCGTTGGTGGCGGCATATGGGGACGGTCCGGTCTCCGGCCCGATGCAGGCGCACGTGGTGATGGCCGGCGCCGGCGCGTGA
- a CDS encoding HD domain-containing protein, which translates to MTPLQARQLEDRFHAVWTRAGGAHARDAYADLAGRYGEPGRHYHTLDHIRRCLRDLDWARSTIDTADADAVELALWCHDVIYVPGATDNEARSAGWIRQWGTGMATAGRIAALVLETVHDGIPASTAGRFTADIDLAALGCGRRRFRHNGACLRAERTDLDDQAYDAAERAFLRALLDSPRIFHTELFHARCEARARGNLAWRLAQPGPPGVTGIRR; encoded by the coding sequence ATGACTCCGCTCCAGGCCCGCCAGCTCGAGGACCGCTTCCATGCCGTGTGGACGCGCGCGGGCGGCGCGCATGCGCGCGACGCCTATGCCGACCTTGCCGGCCGCTATGGCGAGCCGGGCCGCCATTACCACACCCTCGACCACATCCGCCGCTGCCTGCGCGACCTGGACTGGGCACGCAGCACCATCGACACGGCCGATGCCGATGCGGTGGAACTGGCGCTGTGGTGCCATGACGTGATCTATGTGCCCGGTGCGACCGACAACGAGGCGCGCAGCGCCGGCTGGATCCGGCAATGGGGGACCGGCATGGCCACGGCCGGCCGGATCGCCGCACTGGTGCTGGAAACCGTCCACGACGGCATTCCTGCCAGCACGGCGGGCCGCTTTACCGCGGATATCGACCTGGCCGCGCTGGGCTGCGGCCGGAGGCGCTTCCGCCATAACGGCGCCTGCCTGCGCGCCGAGCGCACCGACCTCGACGACCAGGCCTACGACGCCGCCGAGCGTGCCTTCCTGCGCGCGCTGCTGGACAGCCCGCGCATCTTCCACACCGAGCTGTTCCACGCGCGCTGCGAGGCGCGCGCGCGCGGCAACCTGGCGTGGCGGCTGGCGCAGCCGGGCCCTCCCGGCGTCACAGGAATTCGCCGCTGA